In Roseibium algicola, the DNA window CACGATGATGGACGTCATTACCGGCAAGACCCGACCGGACAGTGGCGAGGTCTTTTTCAACGGCACCGTGGACCTTACCGGCGAGGACGAAGCTTCAATCGCCGAACTCGGGATCGGCCGCAAGTTTCAAAAACCGACCGTTTTTGAGAGCCATACCGTCTGGGACAACCTGGAACTGGCGCTCAAGGCACCGCGCGGTCCATTTGCGACCCTGTTTCATGTCATTTCGGGTGGTGAGAAGAAGCGGGTTGAATATCTGCTCGATCTGATCCGGCTTGGTTCGAAGAGAAGCGAGCTCGCAGCCAACCTCAGCCACGGCCAGAAGCAGTGGCTGGAGATCGGCATGCTGCTGGCCCAGGATCCGAAGCTGCTTCTCGTGGACGAGCCTGCTGCCGGCATGACGGAT includes these proteins:
- the urtD gene encoding urea ABC transporter ATP-binding protein UrtD — encoded protein: MARSSSLLYLDGVSVSFDGFKALNELSLTIAPGEMRAIIGPNGAGKTTMMDVITGKTRPDSGEVFFNGTVDLTGEDEASIAELGIGRKFQKPTVFESHTVWDNLELALKAPRGPFATLFHVISGGEKKRVEYLLDLIRLGSKRSELAANLSHGQKQWLEIGMLLAQDPKLLLVDEPAAGMTDAETAETAELLKDIANDHSVVVVEHDMVFVRSLGVKVTVLHEGSVLAEGSLDHVSADERVVEVYLGR